A genomic region of Arachis stenosperma cultivar V10309 chromosome 9, arast.V10309.gnm1.PFL2, whole genome shotgun sequence contains the following coding sequences:
- the LOC130947706 gene encoding frataxin, mitochondrial: MATKLLLKRARASLSRSSSQFSPSSFRILYVKASSEIFGKLCHNAHLLPPPLSPSSRTFCSRSSKLLDESQGPAAIDYRSLLQEGEFHKLADSTIHSLQEKLEDYGDDVEVDGFDIDYGNDVLTVKLGNLGTYVLNKQTPNRQLWLSSPVSGPSRFDWDHGSKVWIYRRNKANLYEVLETELEQLCGKPIVLS; this comes from the exons ATGGCCACCAAGTTGCTTCTGAAGAGAGCAAGAGCAAGTCTCTCTAGGTCCTCCTCGCAATTCTCACCTTCTTCTTTCCGGATTCTCTATGTTAAAGCTTCATCAGAAATCTTTGGTAAATTGTGCCACAACGCGCATCTTCTACCCCCGCCGTTATCACCTTCTTCCAGAACCTTCTGTTCTCGCAGTTCAAAACTTCTAGATGAATCTCAGGGCCCTGCCGCCATTGATTACCG TTCTCTACTGCAGGAGGGTGAATTTCACAAGCTTGCTGATTCCACTATACATAGCCTACAGGAGAAACTTGAG GATTACGGAGATGATGTTGAAGTTGATGGATTTGACATAGACTATGGG AATGATGTTTTGACTGTAAAACTTGGCAATCTGGGCACCTATGTCTTGAACAAACAAACACCAAATAGGCAACTTTGGTTGTCTTCTCCTGTAAG TGGCCCCTCAAGGTTTGATTGGGATCATGGGAGTAAAGTTTGGATTTATAGACGGAACAAAGCAAATTTGTACGAAGTTTTAGAAACCGAGTTGGAGCAGCTGTGTGGCAAACCTATTGTTCTTTCCTAA